ttcattgcgtcttaaatatttatccaaAACGTTTGAAAagcgattttaatttaagtaagtaCCTACCTACTATTACCACACCTACCTACTATTATCTATTCTATACCTAGTCATATTTTCATGAATTGTATTGGGTAGGAGGTACCTACTatagtgttttataattttattttttttcttttccgtgttatataaatagtattaataaaatagtgattattattatattattattaatattaaatgatatttttgtgtGTTTTGCCTTTTTTGGTTtctctaaaacaaaatatacgtaTTACTGCATAATTTTAATCAGCTACCTAcctacttaaaaattaaaaaaaactttaaaaaaaatgtcctgtttaatgactattcaaaaatCTTACACGGCTACAGAAAGGATTTTGGAAGAAAGTTTCATCTAGGACACCAAAAATgaacacacacataaatacatacacacacatacccAATCACGCACAGACATTAACGAACCACTACCAGAAAGTATAactatatatcatttattatatcaattatttttgtttgtggtgATAAGCGAACTTGTCAAGTATACTTACGGAtgataaataaggaaaaaataataactaaaatagataattttttaaatgagatacatgttaataataatcaatatctGATTTACTTAACAGTCATCCAACTGACGAACGAACCTACAATACCATATAAAGGTATGCCGGCAACTGTATCTTAAAGTTGAGGCGGTTTGAAATggcttatacatattttataagccATTCAGGTAATTACTAACCTCAAGGGTCAACCTTTAGGTAGCCTGTCTTCTTGTTATTGTTAACAATAAGTTTAGGTTTCAAAATTAAACTTCAAGTCTTGTAGATACATCAGTCTGACCTCGTGTAGATTTATGCAAGATTGTTATTTGTCTTAACTTATAACGTcaggccgagatggcccagtggttaaaacacgtgaatcttaaccgaagatagcAAGATCACAACCACGCAAGaatcaaaaaaaagaaaagatcgTCTGGTCAAATTAAagtgttgaatttatttataaacgtctTAAAATATCCAATCTAGTTCTGTGTAAAGAAAAAACCTTaatagaaatatacatttatttacacacgaaatatttacattgtgGACTTTACATACACGTATAGCGAATGTAAAAATTATGACCGCATGGAATGATGACGCGTTTCTTGCTTGTAATAAGAAATCGAAAACATAATTACAATGGGACTGACGTACCTGTGTAGGACAAAAgtcccaaaattaaattaaataaataagaaaagatGATTACTCCATTCATTAATGGAGGGAAATAAACAAGTTCGTACTTTAACGAAATTTTATTCGTGAACACTACCCTTGCTTATTAAAATTTGTCTTTATTAGGCCCTACTGGTATGGATTACatctattcataatttatataaatcgcGTACACTAGGTTTCGCAATAAATAGTAATAGTGTAAAAATGAACGGGTGATACTTCCTAGTAATTCTATCGTTTACAATTGTTTTTCATCTCACTGggcaagtatttaataaaaaatcacgaaaagaaattttattacagaaatcttttttattaatattcacaatttctttaaaattattttcaaaaaatatattagccaTCATAGCTATTGCCGCGTTAATATTACCACTTGGCAATGTTGGCAGCACTGAAGCATCGACAACATACAGATTATCAATTCCTATAACTTTAAATGTCGTATCAACAACAGAATTCTTCGTTTCAGGCAGACCCATCGCACACGTTCCTACTGGATGGTAGCTTGTTAACGTGAGATGCTTTACATAACATTCTAggtataaatttgaaaacatttcgaAGTTTTCACATCCAGGAAAcggaatgttatttaaatgagctcctatattttttaaagattctgTTTCAATGAGTTTTCTTATCATATGAACACCATTTACTATTGTTCTTAAATCATCTTTGTGGGACAGATATTTAGGGTCTATAAGTGGAGGTACAGTAGGATTTTTACTCTGTATGCGCACTTCACCCTTACTTTTAGGGTGTAGTAGTAAAGTTAAAAACGTTGCTgtgtatttatcaaaaattttactaaaataatcgtTCCATACGGTAtctcttatttttaatgtttttctcaAATGACTACCCCTATCCGCTGATATGCCAACTGGCAATACCATGAATTGCAGATTTGGTGATGTCtcattttttgttgaaataaaccCTATTACTTCACATCCTGGTGTAGTGAGAGGTCCcttaccattaaaaaaatattggaatacATTCCACAGATTCATAATATCAAACATTTCGATTGAttgtgaattattaaataataccaaGTCTAAGCCTGTACCAATATGGTCTTGTAAGTTTTTTCCAACTGGCAAAGATTTGATAACAGGTATATTAAGagaatttaataacttttctgGTCCAATACCAGACAATTGCAGGATTTTAGGTGAATTAAATGTTCCTGCACTTATAATAACACCCTTTTTGGCAAAAAGCGTCATTCTCTTTGGAGTAGTAATTTGAGCaccaatacatttattttttataaaaattaatttttcaactaaaacatttgtaaaaacatatttcgAATTTTCTAGATTATAAGATGTGGTCCATCTTTTGCCCTGATTTTGGGTGACAATGGATTTCATGAAACCAATTCCAAAGTcatgttttaataacttaaaatttaattctctgGCGGCTCTCAACACTGCTTCACCGAGGTTACTgtcatattgtatattattgagatgaaaaatgtttgattctatatatttaaactggTCCTCTATGtagtttttgttgtatttaccATGAAACCATTCAACATAGTGTGACGTGTTGCCTCGAATATGTAACATATTGTTCAATTTTGAAGATCCCCCTAATATTTTTCCTTGGGTTTGTTTACATCTCTGTAACAATTTGAATCATTTAGAGTAATTACTAATTCTACTAAAACTAATACAATTAGAAAAAGTTggtaagaattttataaattataattaagatatgAGATATGATaactaaacttttttattaaaaatcacgattaaaattatttgaccaATTATGATATTACAATCAtgacataaaatcaaaatatactttattcaagtaggcttttacaagcactttggaattgtcatttaacaaactatattaagtgaagctaccaccggctcaGAATGCAGAATCTAGCGTGCAgatccggcaagaaactaagtagttactatttttcaacatttaaaaatataaagtcatgTTGGTCAAATACAATTACATGTGTAAAATACATTCTGCCTGGAAGTTAACAAgtatgcttttttatcatctatataatcttgtattgaataatatgttttccttctttactaatgtattttttacaaatgatttgaaatatcataaagattatctttgatatattttaagaattcttacagaattttCCATTGCAAAGCATGCATTTTCTTGCGGTTCTGTTTCATAATTCCAATCAAATACAGATTGGTGTAATAAGGGGCCAAATGCTGGAATGTCATGAAAGGAATGGCCTCTGCCCCCGGCCTCTAACACTATAAATGTGTAGTTAGTTTCTTTTGCTAGTCTATGTCCTATTAATGAGCCAGCTGTGCCAGAACccactgtaatttaaaaaatatatatatttatgaaacaaatcCATACGCTAAAACTGCTTTTTCATAGTATTATACAGAATATTAGATAAATTCTTGAATATTGGACATACTtaccaataataaaatcatattcagactttatttcacttaaaaataGTGTAGAAAACAAATCGTAGTAGAAaactaaataagtaaataaagaaaaagcaTAAATACCAatactaaataaacataattgagCTAAGTGAATAGgagacatattaaatatattaatgtcttgtgtttacatttttaattgtatcatttatttaaggttatttttataaaaacataagacTGACACATGTCGACTGTCAATTTAGTGTCAACCACtcgtaagttatattaaatgacAATGAAATAACAGTATCCTAATTCTTTCAAGACATTTCTTAGATTATACGTAATTaaaccattttaaaaatttgaacaatatatttaaaatcagatataattttacttcgatttcatttgtaaaatcAAATTACAGTTTATTTAAGAGGGTCTTAGAAGTTCTTTTagatttaatcattattaattctaaagaattaaattaagagctatcatattattttactatttgaaatatatattcttgagcctaaaatataaattgcatttcCTATTCTTCcaagacaaatattatttaacttaaatgtaaatatagaaattttaaGGAACATCTTTTTAGGCTAGGCCCAAGaggagttaattaaaaaaaactcttaatagattacgaatttatattatgttgtagCTTACAAATGTAGTTAGTATATAAAagcatcatttataatttatatttacagctAAACATATAAAATCTGAGGTTCTAACTTTAATCTATCAATAGTTTCTTGTGGCATACAGTAAGTAGGATTAACACGCTTTATACTAGAATTTCCCAGTAGAGATAGCCCAGCTAGGCCAAATAATGTATGGAAGGGGTCTGTTATGTCACCAGGCCTATCACTGAATCCCCCTGTTTCAGCATCTTGGCAGGCAAGGATATATTGTTCTAAATTTTTCTTGTCGACCCAATGTATCCTATTCAACATTGATAAAGATGACATTACCCACCTGAAATATTGAtagaattaaaatgaaacatgatataatgatgaaataaattattttcaaccatcaaatcaacatattttggtttaatagacatttacaagtaattttaaaatgtatgttacttagatatttaaattggcaaggattttattagtaaagtaaatattttttaaaattaaaattcactacaaataaaaataaaatgtatgtagaaataatttacttaccAGGAGTAACACAAATCTGGCAATTTCTCAGGTCTGCCGTTAAGTCCACCACTTGGCAGCTGCCTTTCACAGAGCCACCAAGCAAGTTCATCACATTTCAGGGCATCCATACGTTTGCATATTGAAAGAGTGCCGACACAACAGTAGATTAGTCctgcaaattatatttaatgtgtaaaatatttgataaaaattgtcatattatattattaaaatttcaggaacataaaaacatatttttaaacattttgtacAGTGAAGTTTTTGAGCATGGTAACACagttaagatatttaattcTTTGGCTGCTATATAGATTAATGAAGTGTAAATAGTGTTTGATAAAACAAGTACCAGCATGACTCTCAGATCCTGGTTTTGATCCAAATCCACCATCAAAGTTCATACAACTCAATACAAAATCAACTGCTTTGCTAACATTGATGGCATCAAGTCGATGTAGCAAGGAGAGGCACATTACAGCGCAGAATGAGAACCTTGTATCAACTTCGCCCCATTTGTCTCCTAAAaatgattgaaatataatatacaattacaatacagcttttatgaaaacatatagtttatattttaatagatgcaAATATatagtttctttttaatataatttttgatctTTTTAGCCTTGAGGCAAAAGACTTCTATACTGCACGTTTAggtatattcatttaaacaaacaagaaaaaataattgcagACTTTAAAGGAGAATTAAGTATGTATCACAAAGAAACATGTGTAATTGTGCTGACAGAGGaccttgttttttattacaatacaccTGTTTATagcaatgaaatattattgaaaatcttACTTATAAACAGCATCATCATACCTATAAAGCTTCCATCTTCTTGTTGCATTGAAGTGACAAATCGTACCACTCCTTCAGTATCAATTGCATCCAATCTATCATACATGGctaaaacctaaaaaatatcatgacattaaaaaatattcttctttaaagtttttttttttttaatttatatttctttatttggcTAAGGGCAGCATGttaacattattacaaaatataagtaatctTAAGAACAATATATGAACAaactttataatgtaaattatattatagttatttagaaaataaaattgatatgtacCTGCACAGCGCTCAATGTATACAGCATATGTGGATCATGCCCATTGCTAGCTGAAAGGCCTCCACTCTCACTGTCTTGACATGACGAAATGAATGCAATAATTTCTTCCTTGGGCatcctgttataaaaaaaaatggacttatttttgattattgctTGTAAGGGACCAGTCATGGAAAAGTTAAACTAGTTTAcacaattaaactaaaataatacctAGAAGATTGGTCCATAAGTTCCATAGCAGTAAGACTCCAATATATGCCAGACATACGCAAATATTCTGTCATACAATACTCATAGTCATCCTTATTTACACCGTAACTAGCCAGGAAATCTGAATGTTTCTGTAATAGAAGAGTTTTTGGTCGATCCTCAGAGAGAACAACATCTTTTGTCTTaaaagacattttaatttatacgttcaatataaaatatagtataaaactaaTTCATCTaagattatgtatttttattaaattaaatagacacATTCATATTGCATTGTCAATTCTCTATTGCAAATTTTGTCAATGTCACTCTAATACTGAGTTCTGACTACAGACATAAAGTCGCTGTTGCCAACTGCTGAACGATTAAGTAAATTTAGTaaggctatttaaaaaaataaaataatataaaaccttgtagacataaaaataaaacctaagattttGGGAATAGCTactatttaagataataaatataactgtcAGGAATATGacaaatcattaaaaagtaGTCAAATTGTTTTTGTCTTATATTGTCTTTGAATAACTctgtaataatacttttatggtcatttaaaatagtatttaaataaaagtaattaagttaatattgataataaattacctTAATGATTGATTCATTCGTTACATCGAATAGTTACTTCATTACACATTTgttacatttgttattttatttttatgttatcattttattattttaataattaatcttatattcTTTATGTTTAAAAGTCGTCGACGAAAATATCATAATCgagaataattatgtttgtagtagattcaaattaaataaaactttaacctAAGTATATCAAAAGGAGCTCGTACACaatgtattgatttataatGTACCTATTGAAGTATTATGGAATATCCGAAAAAAGTTTATTGCGCACCTCGAACGTGAAGCGacgttagtttattatttaagttttagttGTTTCCAGTTGTGCCTAGGTTAAATGTCACCACCAATTGTCACATATGTGGAGGtgaaacttttaaatttgtaaaaaaatgtatatattgcaGATGCTGATTTTGGAGAATGCACGTAGACTAGAAATGCAAATATAGAACATATTTGCATTTCTAGTCtacaacattaataattatttcggtTAAATAGATGATGGATGTTTCACtaggattaattttatttactttttgttgGTCATTACCATTACTAGTCACTAATTGAATTTTGCTTGCCTGGTTTGCTTGCACGTCGGTGTTAGccttaattaactaattacgtaaacattgaaataacattaactacagttttttttctatcattataaatatatttttgaagtttataCTTAAAAAGTTTATGCAGCTAAATAAGTGTTACAGTAATTGTATTgaaatacttgttgacttcttggaaggatatatatatatatatatccttccaagaatatatatataggtatatatagagtaactactgagtcttTTCCTGGttattcttggtagaatctacattccgaatcggtggtagtttcacaaaacataattttgtaacatgaatacttggataaagtatattttaatttggtttgcCGTTTTAAACGCATCAGTCAAAATATATATCGCCGTTTAGATATTCAAGTGAAGAATAAACTAAAACTACTAAAGTAGAAAAATcccgtatttatataataaaattatacatacgcgatttttttttgtttacacgAAACTAACTTCTACGTATAATTTAATCACCTTTATATCCTGAAACAGCATCGTGAAATAAGCTTATATCCTTCTCCTTATCATGGGCTTATTAACGTATGCAGAATGAGAGATCTGACATTTTGATATGCTATTTACCCTGTGGCTGATACAGGATGATCGTTTAGGTGGGGCTTGATAAGGTTTGccagttttttgttttgtatgattctgtttttaattatacgatAAAGGCCCGTTCCGTAATTACGTCAAAAAAGATCGATCGATAAATCAAATCCAAAACTATgtctatttgaaattttaaaattcatcatcTATTTGAGAAGTTTACAActcaaacaaaagaaaacattgaatGAATTCTTtcgtatttatcttttttttattttataatataaatacggcGGACGGGCAGTTGTGtaatctgatgataagtggtcaccactgcccatgaTTTGTCTGATTGACtctagcgctgtaagaaatattaccatttAACATCGCTAATGTGCTATCATAATTTGGAATCTgtattatgtctcttgtgcctgtaagtacactggctcactcaccctcaaaACCagatcacaataataatatgtattactgtttggcggtagtatagCTGATGTAGTATAGCAAAACccttccaccaagtaaagtacACTATGATTtgtattcttaatttgaatcaagatgtatatattgttttaatttatttaccatCTCTAGTAcaattcttttataattttgtctttTCACGTCATTATCGAGTCTAACTGATTACGGTTTatgatttaagatataaaataatcccgtacctacataaattataatgaactaTGAATTTACAAACAATTGTATGGTGTTTTGTACAATTGTATGACATTTAACAGTTATAATAACTTTACGACAGATAACTACTATCAGAGATACAAGGGGCAATAAACAATGAAGTTGACCGCTCGATAacgtttacaaaataaaaatgtgatcacaatgacgtaaataaattaagactCCAATGACTCCAAgaggacaaaaaaaaaacaatatatttcttaatttgtttttcagttattttatttaaaaacaaggtgttttaattttaagctattttatttaggtaactatatttttaagctgGAGAGCTTCTAcgtcacaattttatttacaaaataattaatacctaATTATAGTTTCAGCCCGAAGATTCTATAATATGAAGTTCTTTTAGCGTTAAATGGAGGAAAATGCAACGTAACGTTAACATCATTTTCCGGTTTAACTTTGATCACTTTTACCGTGTAGCTGAGTGGTTCAATTAAAATGCttggaattattataaacatcgctgttatttaataaatataaaaaagccgACATGGCCTCGGGATAGAACACGTGCTGAGAGGTGGAATTAGCCGTAAAGCCCTCTTATTAACTTAGCAGTAAGATGTTTgagaatgtaattttattaaaaaaaaaaaaatatttttcttcagaaattaattaaacgaaaatatgttgattatttgagtttgtttaagaatttaaaagtataactgTCTTGACAGAATATtgtattcattcaaattaatttattataatacagtcTAAttgatatagtataatatatttcctataatttaaatgatataataaaaataatagataattagAAGCTAATTTAAAGGTTCACTTTAGTTTCGGAAACGTTTTACTTCGAGAGTTACATTGCATcgtaga
This region of Vanessa atalanta chromosome 8, ilVanAtal1.2, whole genome shotgun sequence genomic DNA includes:
- the LOC125065729 gene encoding glucose dehydrogenase [FAD, quinone]-like, with the translated sequence MSPIHLAQLCLFSIGIYAFSLFTYLVFYYDLFSTLFLSEIKSEYDFIIVGSGTAGSLIGHRLAKETNYTFIVLEAGGRGHSFHDIPAFGPLLHQSVFDWNYETEPQENACFAMENSRCKQTQGKILGGSSKLNNMLHIRGNTSHYVEWFHGKYNKNYIEDQFKYIESNIFHLNNIQYDSNLGEAVLRAARELNFKLLKHDFGIGFMKSIVTQNQGKRWTTSYNLENSKYVFTNVLVEKLIFIKNKCIGAQITTPKRMTLFAKKGVIISAGTFNSPKILQLSGIGPEKLLNSLNIPVIKSLPVGKNLQDHIGTGLDLVLFNNSQSIEMFDIMNLWNVFQYFFNGKGPLTTPGCEVIGFISTKNETSPNLQFMVLPVGISADRGSHLRKTLKIRDTVWNDYFSKIFDKYTATFLTLLLHPKSKGEVRIQSKNPTVPPLIDPKYLSHKDDLRTIVNGVHMIRKLIETESLKNIGAHLNNIPFPGCENFEMFSNLYLECYVKHLTLTSYHPVGTCAMGLPETKNSVVDTTFKVIGIDNLYVVDASVLPTLPSGNINAAIAMMANIFFENNFKEIVNINKKDFCNKISFRDFLLNTCPVR
- the LOC125065709 gene encoding geranylgeranyl transferase type-2 subunit beta, which encodes MSFKTKDVVLSEDRPKTLLLQKHSDFLASYGVNKDDYEYCMTEYLRMSGIYWSLTAMELMDQSSRMPKEEIIAFISSCQDSESGGLSASNGHDPHMLYTLSAVQVLAMYDRLDAIDTEGVVRFVTSMQQEDGSFIGDKWGEVDTRFSFCAVMCLSLLHRLDAINVSKAVDFVLSCMNFDGGFGSKPGSESHAGLIYCCVGTLSICKRMDALKCDELAWWLCERQLPSGGLNGRPEKLPDLCYSWWVMSSLSMLNRIHWVDKKNLEQYILACQDAETGGFSDRPGDITDPFHTLFGLAGLSLLGNSSIKRVNPTYCMPQETIDRLKLEPQILYV